The stretch of DNA TAAATGCCTGTGTTCAATTTAACTACTCCAACTTATATAAATagttcatattcatttttttttaccataatggtaaaataaataaggccgacataagcagtggcggatccagaaattttggGGTGCTcctgtcatgcttcagtgattccctatataatcaaccatttttttccagaaaaggggGCCCGGGCCTGCCCCTTTAATTCCACCACAGATAAGCTAAAGAGGAGGGTTTGGTTTTCATCTGATCTTCGTGTCAAGTTATACACATCACtgtaaatgaatttgaaaaaaaaatgggacaCAACTTCGTCTAAATCATGTATTTAATGTTTTCACGACAAATGCTTAGAATACTTAAAGCATGGTTTTTCAAGAACATAGAAATACTAGAACAGCTCCGGACACGCCTATGAAAATAAACACCTTTAATAATGTGTTGACTCGAGTCACTTAGTGAATTTCAGATGAACAGCCTTTTATACGAATGTTTAAGCTGCGATCCAATGATACTATTTGTTGCTGTGGAATTGAatgaaaaagtatttattttaCTATCACTGAATACTATAAGGACCCCATTGACATTGGTAACACACTTGAACTAGTTTGCTTTCATGGGTTATGCTTGGGCTAAGGTATCACTGATCATCATTAAGAGgtatatttttataaagtcaCAACCGTTGCTTTAATcctttaagtatttttttattattttgagtcGGGAATGATATGTACAATTCAACAAAGTAAACATGAGCTTTTTAGAGCTCTTAACGGacttgatatttaaaacaaataacaaattataagcaCATTTGACGAACTTCAAACCCCTGGAGGTCAACGTCAAAAAACGTCACAATACACGAACTTTATATTATCTAATTCTTGCGCCAAACTTTTGTGGATCACTTTATTTCACATAgcattttaaattcaaataaaatagaaaatgttaaatagtaatttaaagaaaaaaaaaacagttctaaAGTCTGTTCATAAATCATATTTgattcatacatgtatttttaaaagtttcctGCATGCATTATTTTATTCCTGCGCGAAGGGTAAAGGTTCTGCTACGTCATAGAAGGTAACACTTATTCAGCCACCGTATCTACGAGAACGTGGAAGAACCATAAGAATCGAATCTGATTTCTTAATTTTAGTGTCAAAAACTGCTACAGAGGATCTTTGAAAGCTTCACTGTTTTCCAAGTAAGTAAAACTTTTCACTTACGTGTGTCCAAGAAGTCATCAGGATCAATATTCAGACATTTAATTTCAGtgctagtcctataacatatgacctcgggggcattatttactatttctatttactgttctgataatttttttttactatcaatgtgccttcaaaaaaaaataaaaaatgaaaatatcagtataaaaacgttaaaaattgaataagaatgcgaagtcatatatGTTATAGGACCAATTTCAGTGCATGTTTGCAGATACAGAGTGTGGCCAAAAGTATTCGTCACTCGAGATTTTTTCctattattgtatataaaactacattttacaaaatattttggggTCATTTTTGGTCTCATTTTAAGCAACTTGGTACCAATAAAAGCAGAATTGTCacaggtttatttgtttatttggttttatattgttttgtggatcatttttattttttcacaagataaacacaaaatagttttttctctttaaaaattcgctatatatatattcaaccaaattaaattataaaaatttagtgTATGTGTTTAtatcaagagaaaacaaaaacacctGAGGACAAAactataaccaaataaacaaacatactttATACCATTCTACGTCTTTTAAGGCCTTGTTGATCAAAATCAAACCATAAATGCCCTcaaaacaattttttgaaaaaatgtgtttttatataaatagatagcaaaAAAATGAAGGTGACGAATACTTTTGGCCAGGTACTGTAACATGATATTTTATTTGATGTCTTATGAGGCGTCAAAGCAAAACacaaaaagccaaatcaataatATACCATGCTTAGAAGTCATGATTATTTGGGCTACTTTCCAGATCAAAATTTATCACAAAAggcattttaattttatttttatgtttcagAATGTTTCCTTCTCCAGGACGCACGTCTGGGAAAACGTCACCTAGATCTGGAAGTGTAGACACAACCCTTGCTCCGACCCTTACTCGGGAAAAGGGTGAGTAAATTGTCAGTCTGAAACCTTATCAAATGGTTTGTATAAATCAAATAATCATCCAACAAGTATGTCAAACAGAAACTCTAAACTTAACTAACTAGTAACAGTTAGATTGACCAGTAAAGTTAGATTTACACAAGGCATGTGTCTACACAGACCACACAATTAAGTTAGACTGACACAAGGTATGTGTCTACACAAATTAACCAGTAAAGTTAAACTGACACCAGCTATGTGGCCACACAAACTAAGAAGTAAAGTAAGATTGATTCAAGGTATGTGGCTAAACAGACTAACCAGTAAAATAAGACTAACACAAGGTACATTTGTATGTGGCTACACAGATTAACCAGTAAAGTTAGACTAACACAAGGTACATTTGTACGTGGCTAAACAGACTAACCAGTAAAGTTGCACTGATACAAGGTAAATTTGTACGTGGCTACACAGACTAACCAGTAAAGTTACACTGACACAAGGTAAATTTGTATGTGGCTAGACAGACTAACCAGTAAAGTTACACTGATACAAGGTAAATTTGTATGTGGCTACACAGATTAACCAGTAAAGTTACACTGACACAaggtaaatttgtatatatatggcTACAGACTAAGCAGTGAAGTTAGATCAACACAAGGTATGTCCCTACACCTTTGTCATCTTTAGTGTTGGTGATGCTCCAGCTATCTCTTCCATCTTTGTTAATTGTGATGATCTAGTCAACTCTTTCTATCTTTGGTGATGATGATTGATTGTcgagacatttttttcatttttggtgatggtgatgatcTGGTAACATTTTCCATCTTTGGTGTTGGAGATTCTCTGGTCAACTCTCAAACCTTTGGTGTTGATGATGGTTAAGCATTCTCTTCTATCTTTGGTGATGTTGATGCTCTCATTGACTCTTCAATTTTTAGTGATGAACATGCTCTGCTCAAGTCTTTCATTTTTAGTGATGCTCTGGTCACTTCTAACAACTTTGTTGATGGTATAGTTTTAGTCACCTCTTCCATCTTTGGAGATGCTCTAGTCATTTTATCTTCGGTGATGGTGATGGTTGAGTCACCTCTTCAATCTTTAGTGATGGTTATGGTTGAGTCACCTCTTCAATCTTTAATGATGGTGATGCCCTAGTCATTTTTTTCCAtctttggtgatggtgatggttGAGTCACCTCTTCAATCTTTAGTGATGGTGATGCCCTAGTAATTTTTCCCATCATTGGTGATGGTGATGGTTGAGTCACCTCTTCAATCTTTAGTGATGACAATGTTCTGGTCACCTCTTCCATCTCAAGTGATGGTGATGCTATTGCCAtctttggtgatggtgatattCTGGGAACTTTTTAtgacccatttatgggcattatgttttctggtctgtcctgcttcagattaaagtttttggcagaggtagtttttgatgaagataaagtccaatcaacttgaaacttagtacacatataaaaaagaaaatgtggtatgattgccaatgagacaactatccacaagaaaccaaaatgacacagctataggtcactgtacgaccttcaacaatgagcaaagcccatactgcatagttggctataaaaaaccctgatatgacaatgtaaaacaattcaaacgagaaaactgggGCATCTGTTCACGCTTAATTATTCGACTTCACGTGTCATGCTGAAAAAAAATTGGCCAATTCGGTGTCActcttagaccccaatgagacccacttttaCTCTTGTGACTTATGGTCTTGCTATCTAAAGTAAAATATATGTAATCCCATGTTGTGCTATCTGGACTatgttttggttgtttttatatgCCCATTTACAGGACTTAGTCTTATTGCTGgtacatcattacatgtatacttttattagtctgtctgtctgtcatcaCCATGTGGAAGAATACCTTTAAAGTGCTTTCATCAAGTTTCAAgaatctttatttatataatgacCTAAACTTCCTTTTGCATTTTATATAAGttttagattttacttttgagagttatgtaattttattaaaaaaaaattggttgattttCCAGTTGTCTGACAATAACTCTAAAATGCTTTGATTGGTTTTCAAAGAACTTTGGTGAAtggttaatacatgtatgtattaaaaTAAGCACTCTTTAgctttttatgattttctgaCATTGAGGAGTTGTGGAAATTTACTTGTTAAAAAGAAATGATATCATGCACTCATAGCACAgctcttttttagctcacctggcccgaagggccaagtgagcttttcccatcactttgcgtccggcgtccgtcgtcgtccgtcgtcgtcgtccgtcgtcgttaacttttacaaaaatcttctcctctgaaactactgggccaaattacaccaaacttggccacaatcatcattggggtaactagtttaaaaaatgtgtggcgtgacccggccaaccaaccaagatggccgccatggctaaaaatagaacataggggtaaaatgcagttttttggttataactcaaaaaccaaagcatttagagcaaatctgacatggggtaaaattgtttatcaggtcaagatctatctgccctgaaattttcagatgaatcggacaacccgttgttgggttgctgcccctgaattgataattttaaggaaattttgctgtttttggttattatcttgaatattattatagatagagataaactgtaaacagcaataatgttcagcaaagtaagatctacaaataagtcgacatgaccaaaacggtcagttgaccactttaggagttattgccctttttagtccatttttaaccatttttcgtaaatcttagttatcttttacaaaaatcttctcctctgaaactactgggacaaattaatccaaacttggccacaatcatcattggagtatctagtttaaaaaatgtgtggcgtgacccggccaaccaaccaagatggccgccatggctaaaaatagaacataggggtaaaatgcagtttttggcttataactcaaaaaccaaagcatttagagcaaatctgttggggtaaaattgttcatcaggtcaagatctatctgccctgaaattttcagatgaatcgaacaacccgttgttgggttgctgcccttgaattgataattttaaggaaattttgctgtttttggttattatcttgaatattattatagatagagataaactgtaaacagcaataatgttcagcaaagtaagatctacaaataagtcaacatgaccaaaatggtcagttgaccgctttaggagttattgccctttatagtctatttttaaccatttttcgtaaatcttagtaatcttttagaaaaatcttcttctctgaaactagtgggccaaacttggccataatcatcattggggtatatagtttaaaaaatgtgtccggtgacccggccaaccaaccaagatggccgccatggctaaaaatagaacataggggtaaaatgcagtttttggcttataactcaaaaaccaaagcattaagagcaaatctgacaggaagtaaaattgttgatcaggtgaagatctatctgccctggaattttcagatgaatcggataatcggttgttaggttgctgcccctgaattggtaattttgaggaaattttgctgtttttttttgttatcttgaatattattatagatagagataaactgtaaacagcaataatgtacagcaaagtaagaactaaaaataagtcactatgaccaaaatagtcaattgaccccctaaggagttattgcccttcatagtcaatttttaacaattttcttaaaatttgaagattttcaataacattttccacagaaagtactgttataggtagagataattgtaagaagcaagaatgattagtaaagtaagatctacaaacacatcaccatcaccaaaacacaattttgtcatgaatccatctgtgtccattgtttaatattcacatagaccaaggtgagcgacacaggctctttagagcctctagttttccaTTTCTGTCTTTTTTGGGGGGTTTATTTTTTGGTAGTTCGTTAGGTCTGTTGTACTGTCCAAAGAAATCTGTAAATCTTGTGATTATAGTTATCTATCATTGCCATCAAATAGTTTATCAAACCAAGTTGTTGACAGTTAAAGAAGAAATGTTTTAATGACATTGTCGTTTGAACCTGTTTTCTTCATCTTTTAACCTCTGATAACTTCTAAGGCTTAAACAGACAAAGGTCTACAGTCTTCTTGatgaactgttaaatctacaggcccagggctcagtttttgaaaatttttagttagattctgttggcctgtagatatgatttttacaggcccgataacaattttacaagcctgggctgccactcagtGTGAAAACTGGgtctatataaaaacgaagatgtggtatgattgccagttagacaactctccacaagagactaaatgacacagaaattaaccactATGGGTCAGTGATCAGCCTCCAACAATAAGTAAAGCCCAtacggcatagtcagctataaaaggccctgaaaaactatgtaaaacaattcaaacgagattaataactaatttatgtacaaacaagaatgtgtcctcagtacacgaatgccccactcgcactatcattttccatgttcagtggaccgtgaaattggggtaaaaactctaatttggcattaaaattagaaagatcatatcatagggaacatgtgtactaagtttgaagtcgattggacttcaacttcatcaaaaactaccttgaccaaaaactttaacctggagcggaacagacagacagacagacggacggacgaacggacgcacagaccagaaaacataatgcccctctactatcgtaggtggggcataaaaattaacgaaaaacaaatatgtaacacatatacaaatgacaaccactgaattacaggctcctggttttggacaggcacatacagaatgtggcggggttaaacatgttagcaggatcccaaccctcccctaatctgggacagtgttgtaacagtacaacataagaacgaactataagtatcagttgaaaaaggcttaactcatcagatggataacaataaaaaaactacaaaaacaaGTAGACATGGCTGGGTTCTTGTAAATTCCAACAACTAAAAGacagtacagatctgagagtactcgcagttactgacagctagtttaaaaccactaacaactaataaaaaaaatcatgcatctaagactaaattatcaatcagtacacatccaacatccagtGGATTAAGTGTAAAGATATCATGAACAGACTGTTACATTCATTCATCTATTTTGAGAAATGCTTATTAAAACTTCCaactatattttaaaaatttcaaaacttaaatTTTAGATGTTGAATATCTGATTATCCATGGACAACATACACCAAGGAATCGGAAGATAAATTATGCAGAATCTAAAGGTACGCATAAATATTTACCAAGAATAGTAACTTTTTATATGGATTTAAATATGATGAAAACTAATTTTTTCAACAATTAAAACATGCTAGATTGATTAAATTTGGGGTGTTTTCaagccacttttaagcactgcttttgggctattttgtggctgcagttttattggtggaggaagctgaggtgcctggagaaaaccactgaAAACATGCTAGATGATTCACTTATATAGAgacacataaaataaaatatatataatatcatatgTATACCTTGAGATAAAGTACAGATTATAAAACACATTGAAGTGTTCATGTAAGCTGTGTAGGTTTattacccccaaaaaaattaatacaacatatatatttttaagttttataaatttgaggtaatcaaacaatatttttaagACTAAGCATCCATCTaaagaattcatttattttttacagcAAATGAAGAAGAATACAGAGACTTTGTGAAAGCCTTGTTTGTAAAGTATAAACCAGGtaatttgtacaatattacaTTTAAATACATGTCTCTGACTTACATCAGAGTAATTAAGTTACTACAGATATAGTACAGAGCCGCTGTTTTTCTCATTTTGCTGCCAACctaaatacaaaaagaaaagaaaaaaaaggaaaagattttttaaaaatatttgtgtgGCAATTATGTATGATGGATTTTTAAATGATGAATAAAGATTTTCAGAAATTTCAGCCTCCAAAGGGGAGATAATATTGTATTATTATGTAAAAGACTTCTTATCACCATCATGTTTTAGGTTTAGGCTTTGAAgtagaatttaaaaacaaaactatattGATAAGATAAAAAAGTATCagttatatacaatatttaagtcaatatttattgtttatgatGTCAATTTGTACAATTCCagcaaaggggagataattcagtgTTCAATGTAAGGTATTTTAGATGATTTCTGTTTGATGTTGCATGTTTGTCTTTATTATCTATCATTCCAATTAACCATATTCAGTTTTTTCTCTCTTTCTGCTACCACTATGCTAATTTTATATATGCACTGCACTGTTTTCTATGGGTAGAGGTTGTTTCTGTGTCTTTCATAGTTGCCATTTTATActcttttgttttaatatatatatatatatatatatatataaactagcTTTTTAATTAAGTTTGATgctatgaaagaaaaaatatttcacatatttcAAACATACTGTTGTTAAATATACTATATAAATTTATAGTAAGTAATTTTACTACAGATTTAAGTCTAGAGaaatttacatttcaattttgtttcgATACTTTGTGTTTGAAATTTGCactatttgtttattattatttttacatatcttcttgtcataaatttaaaaaaaattaaactactAGTATAAACTGTGTTCACATTAACATGACTGCATTTTTTTAAGATAATACTCTTTAAAGTTGTCTATTTCAAGATgcataattttatcatatttttaaagttttatttgagAATAAATTTAAAGTACACTGCACTTGTGGAAGAAACTATTTCAAAATGCATAATTTTATCACCTTTAAAAAGATTTTTGGTGAATAAATTTTAAGTACACTGCACTTGTAGAAAAATCTGAAAATTAATACTTTACCTTGCAGTTTTCTTTTAttcttgaatgttttttttacagaGATGTTTGTATCAGGAACTGCATTTACTACTCCTGGAGCTATTGAGATTGATACAACTACACACGCCATTGATGCACATGACATCCTCAAGAAGAAGGATAAAGAGTAAGTACTGAAGTTAGCGAAAAAAGCTCCTCTAAATATTTCTTGTGTAGAGGAGAAGGTAATggtataatttgaaaattaaaaggtATCAATCTTATCAATTAACatcaggccacatttaaaagaatatcTATTTCCCCTCCCCaggtctaccctttgtaaacagaccaggaaggcatgttattattttttctttaaactgGACATGCTGGATGTCAGCATGGTCAAATgatggtttgacttgtccagtcaATGCCACTTATCAgtgtgtttgtgctcaatttgagtgtatttatttagtttatcaatccttttgctttcaagcacttttcaaaattgaaaacaattattttcaggaataaaaataatttcaatttttttatggaaaatagTTTAGTTGTTTGACCCAGgtgggggaggggaaacaaatatatatattttttatgtcaaaaacaaattgcattagaaatacttttttatttttctcaataatCTTCATTTTATTACTGATTATAactacttttatttaatagattaCTAGATAACTTGAAGAAGTCTAAACATGAAGATACTGATATTGGTAAACTCCATAAGGAACTCAGTAATGCTAACTTCCTCCTGGCTAACATTGAGTACGATATTAATAGCTTGAAAGCACACGAAGAAATTAACCAATACCtgctaaataaaataaaaaatgagcaCAAAATTCTCAGAGATGAGAAATACTACATCCAGAAACAGCTGGCTCTGGCTAGAAGAAGTTGCAGTGGGCAGAACAAGCGCAAGAGCAAAGAGGTTGAACATCTGAACATTGCATATAATAAATTGGATCAAAAAGAGAGAAGCACAAGAAGACGCATTGCTATTTTGGAAGCTGAGCTCTCCCTTATCATCTCGAAGCTAGACGTGCCAAAATCTAAGAAGGAAAAGCCTGTAGTTCCTCCTCTTGATCTATCAAAACTTGGTGAGCGCAAAGTTTTGCCACCATTGAACAATGCACCAAAAGCACCAAGAAAAGGTGTAAACATAAATTCTTTGGCAAAGGAAAACTTCACTGATTTCAACACTGGTACCAAGAGGAGAATGAAGGTTCCAGAACCAAAGCTGTCTAACAGTACACCTATCATGCAGAATCATGAGTTTGTGAGACCAGCTCCTTCTGTAAGAGATCATAGAAAAATACATCCAAATAAAACTGGTCAAAGAAACCAACCTGATAAGAGGACTGTCAGACAGGTAAGATAAAAAGTAATGTTGACTGATGCCATGAATAAAAGGGACAATAAGGTAAATTAACCTGATAAGAGGACTGTCAGACAgttaagataaaatataatgttgacTGATGACATTAATAAAAGGGACAATAAGGTAATATCACCTGATAAGAGGACTGTCAGacaggtaagataaaatataatgatGACTGATGCCATTAATAAAAGGGACAATAAGGTAATATCACCTGATAAGAGGACAGTCAGacaggtaagataaaatataatgttgacTGATGCCATTAATTAAAGGGAAAACAAGGTAATATCACCTGATAAGAGGACTGCCAAacaggtaagataaaatataatgatGACTGATGCCATTAATAAAAGGGACAATAAGGTAATATCACCTGATAAGAGGACTGCCAAacaggtaagataaaatataatgttgacTGATGCCATT from Mytilus galloprovincialis chromosome 2, xbMytGall1.hap1.1, whole genome shotgun sequence encodes:
- the LOC143063488 gene encoding uncharacterized protein LOC143063488 isoform X1; its protein translation is MFPSPGRTSGKTSPRSGSVDTTLAPTLTREKDVEYLIIHGQHTPRNRKINYAESKANEEEYRDFVKALFVKYKPEMFVSGTAFTTPGAIEIDTTTHAIDAHDILKKKDKELLDNLKKSKHEDTDIGKLHKELSNANFLLANIEYDINSLKAHEEINQYLLNKIKNEHKILRDEKYYIQKQLALARRSCSGQNKRKSKEVEHLNIAYNKLDQKERSTRRRIAILEAELSLIISKLDVPKSKKEKPVVPPLDLSKLGERKVLPPLNNAPKAPRKGVNINSLAKENFTDFNTGTKRRMKVPEPKLSNSTPIMQNHEFVRPAPSVRDHRKIHPNKTGQRNQPDKRTVRQVIYKNKPVHVLTRIDDGTKADEFKLPDIVKGSQLIDKSKIVPKQACESRRTAPRRAARKPANKERPPFCDQIKASQYFSHSDH
- the LOC143063488 gene encoding uncharacterized protein LOC143063488 isoform X2, with product MFVSGTAFTTPGAIEIDTTTHAIDAHDILKKKDKELLDNLKKSKHEDTDIGKLHKELSNANFLLANIEYDINSLKAHEEINQYLLNKIKNEHKILRDEKYYIQKQLALARRSCSGQNKRKSKEVEHLNIAYNKLDQKERSTRRRIAILEAELSLIISKLDVPKSKKEKPVVPPLDLSKLGERKVLPPLNNAPKAPRKGVNINSLAKENFTDFNTGTKRRMKVPEPKLSNSTPIMQNHEFVRPAPSVRDHRKIHPNKTGQRNQPDKRTVRQVIYKNKPVHVLTRIDDGTKADEFKLPDIVKGSQLIDKSKIVPKQACESRRTAPRRAARKPANKERPPFCDQIKASQYFSHSDH